Genomic DNA from Helicoverpa armigera isolate CAAS_96S chromosome 10, ASM3070526v1, whole genome shotgun sequence:
tttattttgtaacatattttttatatggcaATTTATTATCGTTCATATTAGATGTtagaaaacataatacatatatagTTTCACAATAAGTTTCAGTGCCACTCTAGAATGACTCATTCTCAATTATTGGAAACTCttattattatctaaatataattacttgtatTGGACCCATTCTTTGTTGGTTATGgttttttcagttttcaaagtTGTTTATTAATGAATACTTACCAAGCACCTGGCCCCACTGCAGCCTCCTGGTTTTGAGCAGCTTTCAGAGACATAGAAGGTAGCTTTGGTGGTAAAGTATAATCTAGGTAACAACATATTGCTGTTTGTAAATTCCTGTAATGAACAATAGTTGATTAGAATACTCATTGACATAGGGATTGatataatacttataaatttgtacaaaattttacCAATTGCTCATATCCAAGAAAAAGCTTGCAGTATTATAGTTCATACTAGGACCCAAGAGTCTCTGCATTTGATTAACAAGTTCATCTCTGTCTGTTGTGTTCATACAACtgaattgtaataataaattttggTCAATCTCCCCAGTTACCGAAGAACCGTCAATATccattttattagaattaatttaatcagGTTTTCTATCACAAATCACTTTGAAGGTGTTTCACCACTTCACAAAATATTGACATGCCCTTTGTTTACGTACGTCAGCTGACTTGACTGATGCACTGTAAAACGATTGAATTTATATTAACCAACAGTAAGATACACTACGGCCACATGAAATCTGAACAATTCACGAGATAATCatagttattgttttaataaaacgaGGATTACGTCGCATTATTTGTTGAATACGGGACAAAATAGAATGATTTAGAGTTGCACCAAGTGCAACGATCGAATAACCGAAATTCTCGTAGAGAGGGACGAGAGAGGCTGTCAATTTAAGAAATCTATaactatttattgaatttacactttttttttaacgaatatttttgttacactCAATTTTTATAATCTTGAAACTTATGCAATATTCACTCAGCTCAGCAAAAAAATTGGTTTTCTGAGGTTTACGGTTTTTATCCGATAGACTAGGTGGTATAGCTGAAAAACTTCTTTTGGCCTTAAACACGAATTTTGAAAGATTAGTGATTTGACAGTGACATTTATGCTTTTTGACATGACAGTACAGTTGTGAATTTGATGTTTTGCTTTGGCTTTGCTTCACTCACTGCTTTTTTCTGCTGTTCAAATTAATGATTGTTTCAAAGCAGAATGTTCCTAGCAAGGGTAGTTTAAATAGGTTTAATGTATTTCATATAATGAGTTTGCCATTCCACCTTCGTTGACTAGTGAAGAAACTGTTCGAGAAGTTATTTCTTCTTGGCTACTGTGCGTATAGTTACAAAGGCTTTTATAGAGATTTTAAGCGACAGGATATGACAATATtacaattaagtattatttaagttGATACTAAGTTTGAAAGTGAGTTAAGCACTATGGAAGAACCACAACAAAAGAAACTGTATTATTGTTCATACGAAGGCTGCGCGTCTTATTTCGATAGGCCTTATAGACTGGCACAACATTTTCTAGCTCACAATAACATTGTAAGTATTGTAGTCttaatttttaagttaactTCATAATTGGTAGTAACTCTACACAAAAGTCTGAAATTACTTGCAGAGACCATTCCCGTGTAAGGCACCTAATTGCAACAAAGCATACACAAGTAAAAGTCATTTGGATCGACACATATCTTCAGTACATTTGCCCCATGAAAATGATGTTGTTTACAGGTACTGACagaatcaatatattttttaaataatgtacattaaaaattaataaaatttacctactttgtttatgttttagctGTCCACAATGTTTGAAATCATTTGCAAATCGTCAGAATCTCAAAAGGCATATGAACACAGTACACTTGGTGGAGTTTATTTGCGATATTTGCAAATTGGCCTTCAAGAAGAAAAATCAATTGAGTGCTCACATGTATGAACACACAGGCCTGAAAGCTTTCAAGTATGTATTAGAAATACAAACATTATCACTAGAACATTATAGTtagtaatttgttattattaccATTAACTGCTTGCATGTTGGCATAATtataaagcaaacaaaaaatcaataatttttcgCATTTATCAGTGCTCTGCCATAcaacaccaaaaataaattgtttctaGATTTAAGCATTACTGTAAGAATTTGTATAAATATCATAGTGAAGAATTAATTGTGTAATAGGTAAATAAGTAtcaaagttaagaaaaaaattcttataataatttaaatttcagGTGTGATCTATGCTCAGATACATTTATAAGTCTATACTTGAAGAAGAGACACATGAGATATCATAAAACATACACTTGTGAAGAATGCAATGTAGTTTTTAATCATTGGTCAAAGTACCAGAAACATAAGAAAACTGAACATGTTTCAAGTTGTAAGTATACATACAAATGTGACCGAGTTATTACTTGTAAAAAGAGGACATGACATCAACTGTCGAGAAATAAGTgagcaaataaataacacaaaaatatgtttcctagGGTAGTTTAGTTTGTAATACTATTTGTAATATTACTGATAGAACTATAAAATCATCCTAATTCCTTTGTTTTAGACTCTTCAACACCTCGACATCTAAAGTCATTTAAATCGTTAATTGAGAGCAATGTCACTGTTATCCAACCAAGAtttagtttatgggccccaggTGGAGCCGAATTGCGGTTAATGCAGTCACCTTCGGCCGAAGACGACGCCGAAGGtgaaaatatcatttaattatttatttactttaatttatttactaacctccccactcaaaatcatttaatggttacttaagccattccttagtgaaggatttgtatgacattccgtcactaacaagtgacttaagtaattattaaatgtctctgagtggggaggtaagagtATGTTTAGATAGTAATAAAACCAACAGTAGGGATTAATAATTGGTTATCACAATAGGTTACTTATACTCCACTTGAGTAGGTAACTAAAGACAAACAATTGGAGTATAGGTAAAGATTGATTCACCGAGCTTTTGGTAGTTTTGTGTCATGAACTTGAATATAGATTTCTatgaaataaattcatataaatTGAAGAAGTAAGTGTAGGTATGTTACTTTTAGGAAGAAAACTGGGATTTTTTTGGCATCTGTATTCTGTAGTCAAACAATATTGTTGTGatctaatatattttatttatttcctctcTTTTTCAGTGTTTATCTGTAATGTATGCAAAAAGACCTTTAAGGAAAAAGGTCATATGGTGAAGCACCTCAAAACACATGGACAAAAGAGAATTACTAAAACATTCCCATGCCCTTATGATGATTGTTCAAGGTAAGATCTAATTATACACAGCACGATAAAAATTTGCTGAAAAATCTTTCTGAAATCAAAAATATGGATAATTGCATGCCATATTCTGTTGAAATTCAGTCACCAAAATGAAAAAGCCTTTGTGTATCCATTattactgtttaaaaaaaataatttacttgtgTCTTTTGCAGGTTTTATTCAagaaaaagcaatttaaaacaACACATTTTAGTAAAACACATGAAGATCCTTCATGAATGCATGATATGCCATGCACAGCTGTCAACAAaggtaaatatttctttatttatgtattatacagtcaatatattaatttatttttagaagtttttccACTTTTCACAAACTAACTTAATGGCTTGTTTGTTTCAGGCAAAATTGAATTATCACGTCCAATTACACTACAGAGAAGGCGGAACACCAATAGCAAAACCTAAAACTGAGAAAAACAAAGAGAGGAAACCAAGAAAAGATGAAGGAAGTTTCAAATTTTCAACAGCTCTGAAACTATCTGGCTTAAACGATGTTCCTGAGGAATCAGACTCGGCCGCAGAGTCTACGGAATCACCCATCAATTTGTCAGTAAAATCTGAACACATTGAAGTAGAAGTTGATGTCCTTATTTGAACTTTTTAAGTTAGCTGAAATGACAAGTCCTAGTAAACGTGCATCCAATAGTGTGCTTTATAAAAAGATTAGTTTAACATTGATACTAGTGTGCATATAAGAACAAACTGATTGAAAAATGTAGGAGAATCGAAGTCGCTGATGATGATTGCAACAACATTAGTATGTTCATGAGTGCAGATTGAACAAAATATACAGTTTACTACTATACTATACTTTTATATGCACTTGTATCAAAGCTTAACTAGTTTGTTACTGAATGGGGCATACAtcactttgtttttgttaaaaacaaaacagagatATACAAACTGGTTTCCTGTTAcatgtaaatatgattttagtGAGAGATCACATAACTAAAtagaacaacatttatttaaatatgtatatgtatacaatGACAATTTTACTAGCATATACCTACTAgacatatatatattatttttaagtagattTAATGTTACTCAACATTTCCTATTATTATAAGTACAATATTAGATCTtcagatattttaaaaataccatGTATTATAGGTATACaacatattacatttatttactttgtaaaacATTGTAGTAGCAAATACCTAATCAAAAATTATGTTAGGTAAGCAGTTAAAATCCTTGTTAAgcctatttttaattattgattttaactttttcacCAGGTATTCAGAGGCTTAGACAGAATCTCCAAACTCATAATTGACTTCAAATACATTTTAGAAATCATATTATATCATTCATGCTGGCATGGTGATTTTGGGCTGAAAAATAGTgtgaaacaattttatattatcagtgagatattagaaaataaaaagtacagtCCAATTAACGTcgcttttcattttattactcTGTCACACATGCTTATAAACAcccaaaaaaaaagacaaatcaaTCAAAGTTAGTTATACAGTCTTCattcgtcccactgctgggcataggctGCCTCTTTCACAGCCTCTGTGGGAATGGCGGTGACTGTTCTATGTGGGTATTAGTCAATCTAAAGGTACTGAGGAACTAGAATTTCCATATATtctatttaaccgacttcccaaaaaggaggaggttctcaattcggctatCGTATAGTTATATTTCTGttagtaatagttttatttctgtCATCGATTTCAGCCGCATATCGTaggaacacatttttttaaatcggtgtACCTTTAGATTGATCAATACCCAGATATGAGTCATGTGGAGGTTAATCATCTTAGAGATAAAGCAATATTTACGTCCTCTCACGCCTCCACAAATCTGATTCTAGAGAGCTAAATAAATACTCGGGGAAACTTATTAAGTTCCATTTTGATCCCCTTTTTCTGCCGCAGCCATAGACATAATactagtaaacaggactgcgcacctatacccaaaaaacaagccgagtgaaacagttagtaccgaGGCTgtttgtccctttctaatagggtgactatgagattaagctatgtgagacaaatccgaatttgctaagattattaaacacagattggtattgaagctttaacttacgcagtttgtgaccttaaaatacttatataggcttttaaaaattagcgggaattagccgtataaaagcaggaagattcgaagtgaagactgatttgtttgtatttttgcttcacatatagactgcacagccatttatgtcgccttccttcattttttgggaaactataacaatagtacaacagttttaaaatccatcacccatattttgactcattacaagaattcatgggcaccctagttgtttgatttacgaaaatgttaatattagctaacctgtggaacgatatactGCAATccccataggattcacttttacaagtataaacgcaacactttttcactattttaatagtttaaattgatttaatacaaaaaaatataaacaaaattttaaatgcgattacgcgccaagaatgttcagggttaccgttagaaaataaaaaaagcaaaataaaatttatgttgtttatgttttaagaataaatacgaataaattaatgcgattgttattaatttgttgacttacaattgttaaaataagataaaaatataagtgattcaattgttttttgggaagacaaaacttttgatcacaacatttttttatgctggcaaggtgttagaaagagacaaacggCCTCCGTtctaactatccctctcggctcggatttgcctctgtgtattatgcagccaatttagtaccttattgcgttggttcattttcgtaaatatatattttgagcgtgcgcaatcttgtttagtattttatatctatggCCGCAGCAGATTCAGGCAACTTTTTATAAAGTGTCACTGTCAAAAGACGTCATTGTTGTCATCAATGTGTCAAAGTTCAAAACAAAACGTCAGACAGCTGCTCAAAAAGACCAGTCGGTTTTCTAAATCATTTGATAATAAGTTTGATACACAGTACACACTATTGTATTGTGCTACTGAAATTAAATCAAGTTATAATCTAagtagtaagtaataaatgtgtttttgaaagtaacaatataaaatacttaatatggAATTTACTTTGAACGTTTTTACTCTTAATTGTTGGTAAGTACTTGCTGATATTATTTAGACTAACTTTTTGGAATAATTctgagagagatcaggcgcagcacTTTAATGTCGGCATTTATGTGCTCTCCGATATATTACTTTCCTCTAAGGTGCTCTCCAACTGGCAGACTCtgggctgctttgtaaaagtttcttgaATGAAACACTATGCAATTTCAGCTTAAGCCGGGAATCGAATCTGAGCCGTGCCCAGTAGTCGCGGGCAAATTTGTTCAATAATTATTATCGTATGTAGAcacgttaattaatatttttctttcctaatcatttctgtttatattgttattgttaaatgcgattacgcgccaagaatgttcagggttaccgttagaaaataaaaaaagcaaaataaaatttatgttgtttatgttttaagaataaatacgaataaattaatgcgattgttattaatttgttgacttacaattgttaaaataagataaaaatataagtgattcaattgttttttgggaagacaaaacttttgatcacaacatttttttatgctggcaaggtgttagaaagagacaaacggCCTCCGTtctaactatccctctcggctcggatttgcctctgtgtattatgcagccaatttagtaccttattgcgttggttcattttcgtaaatatatattttgagcgtgcgcaatcttgtttagtattttatatctatggCCGCAGCAGATTCAGGCAACTTTTTATAAAGTGTCACTGTCAAAAGACGTCATTGTTGTCATCAATGtgtcaaaagttcaaaacaaaacGTCAGACAGCTGCTCAAAAAGACCAGTCGGTTTTCTAAATCATTTGATAATAAGTTTGATACACAGTACACACTATTGTATTGTGCTACTGAAATTAAATCAAGTTATAATCTAagtagtaagtaataaatgtgtttttgaaagtaacaatataaaatacttaatatggAATTTACTTTGAACGTTTTTACTCTTAATTGTTGGTAAGTACTTGCTGATATTATTTAGACTAACTTTTTGGAATAATTctgagagagatcaggcgcagcacTTTAATGTCGGCATTTATGTGCTCTCCGATATATTACTTTCCTCTAAGGTGCTCTCCAACTGGCAGACTCtgggctgctttgtaaaagtttcttgaATGAAACACTATGCAATTTCAGCTTAAGCCGGGAATCGAATCTGAGCCGTGCCCAGTAGTCGCGGGCAAATTTGTTCAATAATTATTATCGTATGTAGAcacgttaattaatatttttctttcctaaTCATTTCTGTTTATATTGTTACAGGGGAATACCAGTGGTGTCAAAAAATCGACATGAACGTTTTGAAGCTATAGCTAAATATTTACAGGAGAGCTCTCACAATATAGTGTGTTTGCAAGAAGTTTGGAGTGAAAAAGATTATTTGTATTTGAAAGATAgcttaaaaatcaattttccaTATTCACACTACTTTTACAGGTAACAATGGATAGCAAGTCACACTTGCGATTTTTATGAGCTAAATTCAATAAACAGTTTGCATTACATATTCTCTGTTGATAGGTACAATGTGTATTTTCTTTGAATGGAGTATTTTAGTTATTTGATGACGGTAACTAATTCTTTTAATGCAGTTGAATGTTTAAATTAGATGTTTCTGTTTCAGTGGTGTACTTGGGTCAGGTTTGTGTGTATTCTCGAAATGGTTGATCCAAGATGTCTTCTTTCACCAGTGGCCCTTAAACGGCTACATTCATAAGATACACCATGGAGACTGGTTTGGAGGTAAAGGCATTGGTCTTTGCCGTATAAAGTATGGTAACAGACTAATTAATGTGTACTGCACACATGTGAGTAGTTCTCTAGTTTCCTTGAAAGCAATTTAGTGTTTTTCTGTATCATACATCACATTCagcttacttttttatattgtagtaccttatcaacaaaaacaaatagatGAGTAAGATAAAATTGATGAGTTGAGCAAGTTATCTGACATACTTATCTCAAAATCAATAATTGTGTTTCAACTGGGTATTGTATCATTGGTTTCACTGATAGAGTCATAGTTTTCCATTGTAATATGTTTCTGGTTAGATTCACTACATATAACTTGGTTTTATTGCACTTAGCTGCTGTAACTAATGTACTATTTCTGTAAACAACATAGTCGTATGCCATgagtaaaaagtaataaaatatagcataaatAAGATATTGTATTGTGAATGACTTTCTGGGAGGGAAATGTGTGTCTACCAAAGTATTAATCATGAAGAACAAAATTCCAATATCTTCAAAGAAAGTTATAGTTAGCGTGTTAGGGGACTAAGAATGTTACTAGTTCCTTCCTTACTCACCTTCTATGGAACttgcatattattttcaaaataaatcatcaatctttgacagattggttttgatttgacaaggaaccccaAACACTTTGCTAATACAATCATGTCTACCATATTATGTTACTTGACCAACCTTTCTTATGGCATCTtcactttcttttctttctccATATTTCTCATCTAATAAAAACACcaattgaaaaattgtaataaatattatgtaattttaattttgcagcTCCATGCAGAATATCATGTGGATGATATATATTTGGCACACAGAGTGTTACAATCCTACACAACAGCTGGATTTGTTAACTTGACAACTGCACCTGCGGACATATCTATACTTGCGGGAGACCTAAATGCAGCACCTGGAGACTTATCCTTCAAGTAAAAATTTTTTTGGCTGTTATATTTCTACAgacataaataatttttttatcaacgaAAATTTAAAAATGACTAAGTAATTGATTAAACATGCGTTGAACTGCAGTGAACTACAGTCTGTAGATTTAATAATTTGTGATTTTTCAGGATTATTACCCAGCTTCCACCACTTGTGGATCCTTACGACAAGTATCCATTATTGAAGGACCCGGCAAACCCGAATACTATGGGAACCAGTGAAACTGCAAATAACAGCTACACAGATCCTAAGACAGCCAAGATTGCTCCTGAAGGAAAACGGATTGATCATATTTTGTACAAACTAAATCCTGCTTGGGAGGTATGTTCTTCTTTATTCAGATGGTATACTTTTCTTGACAACAAAAGCTTATTTAACTGCTTATACGCCACTAAttataaacaatagaaaatcacttgtgtctcgcgtatatctgtgCTCTAGCATACATTGGGctattttaatgtttacttttatttacaggCTGAAGTAATCCATTACGGCAATCCATTACCAGACAAAGTGCCTGGCAAAGATTTTTCATATTCGGATCACAATGCAGTTTCTGTACAGTTGCATGTAAAACCGGCCGACAAATCATTGCAGAAAGAAAACTCTACTGACGACTGTTTCGATGAGACTGCAACACAAGCCATTAAAGTTTGTGAAGAGGCAATGGCCAACATATCGAAAACTACAACTCTGTACTTAACTTGTGGTGGACTAATACTGATGTTCCTAATTGGTACTGTTGGTTATTGgccaaacaatattatttacgacattctaaaattatttatcactGGCATTGGCTTCTACTACCTCATCATGGGATCTCTATGGAATAAAATGGAAATGAACAGCCTCAAGGCTGGACTGAGCGCTTTAGAAAATTTCTGCAGGACAAGGATTGAATCAAAAGCACAGACTGAAAAATAAGTGTAC
This window encodes:
- the LOC110371769 gene encoding zinc finger protein 568 isoform X1, with amino-acid sequence MEEPQQKKLYYCSYEGCASYFDRPYRLAQHFLAHNNIRPFPCKAPNCNKAYTSKSHLDRHISSVHLPHENDVVYSCPQCLKSFANRQNLKRHMNTVHLVEFICDICKLAFKKKNQLSAHMYEHTGLKAFKCDLCSDTFISLYLKKRHMRYHKTYTCEECNVVFNHWSKYQKHKKTEHVSSYSSTPRHLKSFKSLIESNVTVIQPRFSLWAPGGAELRLMQSPSAEDDAEVFICNVCKKTFKEKGHMVKHLKTHGQKRITKTFPCPYDDCSRFYSRKSNLKQHILVKHMKILHECMICHAQLSTKAKLNYHVQLHYREGGTPIAKPKTEKNKERKPRKDEGSFKFSTALKLSGLNDVPEESDSAAESTESPINLSVKSEHIEVEVDVLI
- the LOC110371769 gene encoding zinc finger protein 568 isoform X2; amino-acid sequence: MEEPQQKKLYYCSYEGCASYFDRPYRLAQHFLAHNNIRPFPCKAPNCNKAYTSKSHLDRHISSVHLPHENDVVYSCPQCLKSFANRQNLKRHMNTVHLVEFICDICKLAFKKKNQLSAHMYEHTGLKAFKCDLCSDTFISLYLKKRHMRYHKTYTCEECNVVFNHWSKYQKHKKTEHVSSYSSTPRHLKSFKSLIESNVTVIQPRFSLWAPGGAELRLMQSPSAEDDAEVFICNVCKKTFKEKGHMVKHLKTHGQKRITKTFPCPYDDCSRFYSRKSNLKQHILVKHMKILHECMICHAQLSTKAKLNYHVQLHYREGGTPIAKPKTEKNKERKPRKDEGSFKFSTALKLSGLNDVPEESDSAAESTESPINLYSEA
- the LOC110371769 gene encoding oocyte zinc finger protein XlCOF26 isoform X3, translating into MEEPQQKKLYYCSYEGCASYFDRPYRLAQHFLAHNNIRPFPCKAPNCNKAYTSKSHLDRHISSVHLPHENDVVYSCPQCLKSFANRQNLKRHMNTVHLVEFICDICKLAFKKKNQLSAHMYEHTGLKAFKCDLCSDTFISLYLKKRHMRYHKTYTCEECNVVFNHWSKYQKHKKTEHVSSLFICNVCKKTFKEKGHMVKHLKTHGQKRITKTFPCPYDDCSRFYSRKSNLKQHILVKHMKILHECMICHAQLSTKAKLNYHVQLHYREGGTPIAKPKTEKNKERKPRKDEGSFKFSTALKLSGLNDVPEESDSAAESTESPINLSVKSEHIEVEVDVLI
- the LOC110371806 gene encoding putative neutral sphingomyelinase, coding for MEFTLNVFTLNCWGIPVVSKNRHERFEAIAKYLQESSHNIVCLQEVWSEKDYLYLKDSLKINFPYSHYFYSGVLGSGLCVFSKWLIQDVFFHQWPLNGYIHKIHHGDWFGGKGIGLCRIKYGNRLINVYCTHLHAEYHVDDIYLAHRVLQSYTTAGFVNLTTAPADISILAGDLNAAPGDLSFKIITQLPPLVDPYDKYPLLKDPANPNTMGTSETANNSYTDPKTAKIAPEGKRIDHILYKLNPAWEAEVIHYGNPLPDKVPGKDFSYSDHNAVSVQLHVKPADKSLQKENSTDDCFDETATQAIKVCEEAMANISKTTTLYLTCGGLILMFLIGTVGYWPNNIIYDILKLFITGIGFYYLIMGSLWNKMEMNSLKAGLSALENFCRTRIESKAQTEK